In Coccidioides posadasii str. Silveira chromosome 4, complete sequence, one genomic interval encodes:
- a CDS encoding uncharacterized protein (EggNog:ENOG410PPJ7~COG:S~TransMembrane:1 (o433-458i)) translates to MTSAPSNRPASSLSESWATLSNSDAHSEDEWRSEHTDNMSLVGHSVADDVASLGSRDLESDIDSEDTESHCSESRPFLPPIYREAENNFENEHKMQASFMSMSESIVFDEPDYWPSTEVVELKHTVQVLDKADALRFGVPFDIGQGDLAISVQQSVSKKAIDVEKPFRVLYIGNPMFKSNVLDKLGDVLVTSPKNSVYAGSANSSRFHVVPASFGPDATPNYAELLPIHVQLVVEEAVSAEALAGPRNADSIGLSFKDREPVISTRTDSGFQLISASSWVAPDITIFFVRETEDISTYATRNLAFTFMERHNIPAMVISESPLWGGHDSSISIDPRTLHICLESRDPGTGSSKVVGRYPIDLVTFENISPAQLNRNLASLAGIHPKEQAKLVSLRRYTNQDGRMSDIAKYGTGSNCYHLLKDGCNLRTMNGHILGLIIGIAMICLCCTGLGTLLFALFKYFAGFANVSVSIAHGKISAGSHTTLIPSTKSNSMGTSLLPKSNAVVLSSCAKDKSLSVNDDILKLTHSKPNNTDKFQVYVVGDCHVIIKVPTRISSMRKVPKFEVKITKADTKLDFHLSKLFDNVYTLRLAREDAHGVMNVTISAKAKPLVEQITEVDFGTPWLKIASWKKAAQSLSYQLRNDLTAAQAGISEAYYRVFFDLQSVSDTFRAESGFGPQASIKQILKAACETVSKAKRYSEEIQKESSELMKESSRLLREQAQIIAKETTEIAHGMFSKVQQHAKRARQSALNVDLTQLKRTAERATKSQSLAAAQKQAFHLARDARLGWRKPKRSCNGKSCSAKGIKQR, encoded by the coding sequence ATGACGTCAGCACCCTCTAATCGACCCGCAAGCTCCCTGAGCGAGAGCTGGGCCACGCTCAGCAATTCAGACGCGCATTCCGAAGATGAGTGGCGTTCGGAGCATACAGATAATATGTCCCTAGTCGGCCATAGTGTCGCGGACGATGTTGCAAGTCTCGGCAGCCGGGATCTGGAGAGTGATATCGACAGCGAGGACACCGAGAGTCACTGCTCTGAATCCCGGCCTTTCCTACCACCTATCTATCGCGAGGCTGAAAATAACTTTGAAAATGAACACAAAATGCAAGCTAGTTTTATGTCGATGTCTGAATCAATTGTATTCGATGAACCGGATTATTGGCCATCTACGGAAGTTGTGGAATTGAAGCACACCGTCCAGGTACTTGATAAAGCCGACGCTCTGCGTTTCGGCGTTCCGTTCGATATCGGGCAGGGAGACCTTGCCATCTCCGTTCAGCAATCAGTTTCCAAAAAAGCCATTGATGTGGAAAAGCCATTCCGAGTGCTTTACATTGGGAATCCAATGTTCAAGTCTAACGTTCTGGACAAACTTGGAGACGTACTAGTTACTAGCCCTAAGAATAGTGTGTACGCTGGCTCTGCAAATTCATCGCGGTTCCATGTTGTCCCAGCTTCTTTTGGCCCAGATGCCACCCCAAATTATGCCGAATTACTCCCCATCCACGTTCAGCTTGTCGTGGAGGAAGCCGTTTCCGCCGAGGCGTTAGCTGGCCCGAGAAATGCTGACAGTATTGGCCTTTCTTTCAAGGACAGAGAGCCGGTCATATCCACAAGGACAGACTCTGGCTTTCAGTTAATTTCTGCTTCGAGTTGGGTTGCGCCAGATATTACCATTTTCTTCGTGAGAGAAACTGAAGATATCTCAACATATGCCACGCGCAATCTCGCCTTCACGTTCATGGAAAGGCATAACATACCTGCAATGGTGATCTCCGAATCTCCGCTTTGGGGTGGCCATGATTCTTCAATCTCTATTGATCCGCGAACCCTGCATATCTGCCTAGAATCGCGCGATCCAGGCACTGGCAGCTCCAAGGTCGTGGGTAGATATCCCATAGACCTAGTCACTTTTGAGAATATTTCACCCGCGCAACTTAATCGAAACTTGGCGTCCCTTGCCGGAATTCACCCCAAGGAACAAGCGAAGCTAGTCTCTCTTCGGCGATATACGAACCAAGACGGGAGAATGTCTGACATTGCGAAATATGGGACAGGCTCAAATTGTTATCATCTCTTGAAAGATGGGTGCAATTTAAGAACCATGAATGGCCACATCCTAGGGTTGATTATTGGGATTGCTATGATATGTCTCTGCTGCACTGGATTAGGAACACTACTCTTTGCTTTATTTAAGTATTTTGCCGGATTCGCCAATGTCTCTGTTTCCATTGCACATGGAAAGATTTCGGCCGGCTCCCACACGACACTAATTCCAAGCACTAAATCGAATTCAATGGGAACATCACTGCTACCGAAATCGAATGCGGTGGTTCTCTCCAGTTGCGCGAAAGACAAGTCTCTGAGTGTCAATGATGATATCCTGAAATTGACCCACTCGAAACCAAATAACACGGACAAGTTTCAGGTATATGTCGTGGGTGATTGCCATGTGATCATCAAAGTACCAACTCGCATATCATCGATGAGAAAGGTTCCAAAATTCGAAGTCAAAATCACAAAGGCGGATACAAAATTGGATTTCCATCTTTCAAAGCTTTTCGATAATGTATATACATTACGACTGGCCAGAGAGGATGCCCACGGGGTTATGAACGTCACAATCTCAGCGAAAGCGAAGCCGCTTGTAGAACAAATCACCGAGGTCGACTTCGGTACTCCATGGCTTAAAATAGCAAGCTGGAAGAAGGCAGCTCAATCTCTTTCGTATCAGCTAAGGAACGACTTGACTGCTGCTCAGGCCGGGATTTCCGAGGCGTATTATCGAGTCTTCTTTGACCTGCAGTCCGTGAGCGACACTTTCAGAGCAGAAAGCGGCTTTGGTCCTCAAGCCTCAATCAAGCAAATCCTTAAGGCGGCATGCGAGACTGTGAGCAAGGCAAAACGGTATTCTGAAGAGATCCAAAAAGAGTCATCAGAGCTGATGAAGGAGTCTTCACGGCTCTTACGAGAGCAAGCGCAGATCATTGCCAAAGAAACCACAGAGATTGCCCACGGGATGTTTTCGAAAGTGCAGCAGCACGCAAAGCGAGCGCGCCAGTCAGCACTGAATGTGGATCTCACGCAGCTAAAGCGCACAGCCGAAAGAGCTACCAAGTCGCAGTCCCTGGCTGCAGCGCAGAAGCAGGCGTTCCATTTGGCTCGAGATGCTCGACTTGGATGGAGAAAGCCGAAAAGGTCTTGTAATGGAAAATCATGTTCTGCCAAAGGGATTAAGCAAAGGTAG
- a CDS encoding uncharacterized protein (EggNog:ENOG410PJH4~COG:U), protein MSDTETKPDPTTTAPPEEKKEEVPATTEPEAETKQGETTDKPAAEQEAKPVTSDSVFSMFGGGPKKEKKEEAEDDQAEPSGSSKKKESEEADVEAEPDVDFEPVYRLTEKVEIKTNEELEEQVFKMRAKLFKFDTDSREWKERGTGDVRLLKHKENHKTRLVMRRDKTHKVCANHYIVPDMKLSPNVGSDRSWVWNAAADVSEGEPEAQTLAIRFANSENANLFKEAFEKAQEENEKLFNKQ, encoded by the exons ATGTCTGACACCGAGACAAAACCCGACCCCACCACCACTGCCCCTCCcgaagagaagaaggaagaggTCCCTGCCACCACAGAACCTGAGGCCGAAACCAAGCAAGGAGAGACCACAGACAAACCTGCTGCTGAGCAGGAGGCGAAGCCTGTCACCTCTGACAGTGTGTTCTCGATGTTTGGTGGGGGTcccaagaaggaaaagaaagaagaagccgAGGATGATCAAGCCGAACCATCTGGATcttcaaagaagaaggagagcGAAGAAGCT GATGTTGAAGCCGAGCCTGATGTCGATTTCGAGCCCGTTTATCGCCTGACTGAGAAGGTTGAGATCAAGACAAATGAGGAGCTCGAGGAACAAGTTTTCAAGATGCGTGCGAAGCTTTTCAAGTTTGATACCGACTCTAGAGAGTGGAAAGAGCGTGGAACCGGCGATGTGAGACTGTTGAAGCACAAGGAGAACCACAAGACTCGCTTGGTTATGCGAAGAGATAAGACTCACAAAGTTTGCGCGAACCACTACA TCGTCCCTGATATGAAGTTGTCTCCAAACGTTGGAAGTGATCGAAGCTGGGTGTGGAATGCTGCCGCGGACGTCAGCGAAGGTGAACCCGAGGCGCAGACTTTGGCCATTCGTTTTGCCAATAGTGAAA ACGCCAATCTCTTCAAGGAGGCATTCGAGAAAGCTCAGGAGGAAAACGAAAAACTTTTCAACAAACAGTAA
- a CDS encoding uncharacterized protein (EggNog:ENOG410PJJH~COG:K~BUSCO:13523at33183) codes for MPDVKRTVKLITEQAPTEKSSEFDGLPVRRWSVEVYLLNEHGEQVPATLFSEVTYTLHPSFEDRAVQTFKAPPFRIEEEGWGEFDMSIRLLAPDKEHVIAHDLNFQQNRYESKHVLTFKNPKPAVLAALREFGPVPGDENGLKSKRGQDDNSKKKKRVDKNIDMERLADGLQKLGEDDLLQVVQMVHDHKSPDSYTKNDIEQGEFHVDLYTLPDSLIKMLWDFSQEKGVV; via the exons ATGCCTGAT GTCAAACGCACTGTCAAGCTCATTACGGAGCAGGCCCCGAC GGAGAAATCCTCTGAATTTGACGGCTTGCCGGTCCGTCGGTGGTCCGTTGAAGTTTATCTCCTGAACGAGCATGGAGAACAGGTTCCTGCGACGCTTTTTAGTGAAGTGACTTATACTCTTCACCCGAGTTTCGAAGACAGAGCTGTCCAAA CTTTCAAGGCTCCGCCTTTCAGAATTGAAGAAGAGGGATGGGGAGAGTTTGACATGTCCATTCGGCTTCTTGCGCCGGACAAGGAACATGTTATCGCTCATGACTTGAACTTCCAACAGAATAGATACGAGTCGAAGCACGTTCTT ACGTTTAAGAACCCTAAGCCGGCTGTCCTCGCTGCCCTACGCGAATTTGGTCCCGTCCCAGGAGATGAAAATGGTCTGAAGTCGAAGCGTGGCCAGGATGATAActcaaagaaaaagaaacgcGTCGATAAGAAT ATTGATATGGAGAGGCTTGCCGATGGTTTACAGAAGCTTGGAGAGGATGATCTTCTTCAAGTTGTTCAGATGGTTCATGATCATAAGTCACCAGATTCATATACAAAGAATGATATTGAAC AGGGTGAATTCCATGTCGACCTGTATACCCTGCCCGACAGCCTTATCAAGATGCTCTGGGATTTCTCTCAGGAAAAGGGAGTTGTGTGA
- a CDS encoding uncharacterized protein (SECRETED:SignalP(1-19)~EggNog:ENOG410Q581): MRSSFFSTIVAALAAATAAVPFPGPVAAPKGEAFIEASTPNFLRPIKLSDLEPQDNLNERTLPDFSCFKPVQNANMLFGGLAGSGKLFLANMTLHAADNLPIVMMETFEDLTSAVDCKGDDGEMSLTFKSKAAYEFAITSWDYINAKTDAEFLMIANHASCGPEGQRQAYRITDVINDAGKLCITLKAKAVAWKQFAGAFDIDFGHYKMSTQALFSLQAKGVIGWIGEAIEKFKDGLDAGFKGGIKDIIDVVDGDGDICLPVNIPINIFKPNTEVTLYKGPGSPAEIELSCQNCYVQGTFLTTGTLKVENYLTTELKLEIEPKDFSTAAEFELDLVNVKKEIKYSQTIFEKVIPFTGIEIPGILSIGAKVGLLIHGDVKFTGSATVNFGCTAKLPNGGKMTLVLIGDGKSGVVGLDKIEAKSDVTFNNGYIDLDTTTVPESKITWGFEILGGAGIEAGVKFGIPIDLNLTAGLKEGGWCPDSNVKTGVTLAAGASLQLDLGVWEVDRTPIFEIPLLDFPIQCPKYCKPLPGLEPGKNEPGKGEPEKGKPGTKPPMKCNKCGKCTPI; this comes from the exons ATGCGCTCATCGTTCTTTTCCACTATTGTGGCAGCGTTGGCTGCTGCCACTGCCGCCGTTCCTTTTCCAGGCCCAGTGGCCGCCCCGAAGGGAGAAGCCTTCATTGAAGCTTCGACTCCCAATTTCTTACGACCTATCAAACTCTCAGACCTCGAACCACAAGACAACCTCAACGAGCGCACCTTGCCCGACTTTTCTTGCTTTAAGCCAGTGCAAAATGCTAACATGCTTTTTGGTGGCCTCGCCG GTTCCGGCAAACTCTTTCTGGCAAATATGACGCTTCATGCGGCTGATAACCTCCCTATCGTCATGATGGAAACTTTTGAAGACTTGACCTCTGCTGTTGACTGCAAGGGGGACGATGGAGAAATGTCCCTTACTTTCAAATCGAAGGCTGCTTATGAATTTGCCATAACGTCGTGGGACTATATCAACGCCAAAACTGATGCAGAATTCCTGATGATTGCCAATCATGCTAGTTGCGGTCCCGAAGGACAACGCCAGGCGTACAG GATTACTGACGTGATTAACGATGCCGGAAAACTTTGTATTACTCTCAAGGCCAAGGCGGTCGCCTGGAAGCAATTTGCCGGCGCCTTCGACATTGACTTTGGTCATTATAAGATGTCCACGCAggctctcttctctctccagGCAAAGGGTGTCATTGGATGGATTGGCGAAGCTATTGAAAAATTCAAGGATGGCCTTGATGCTGGCTTCAAGGGCGGAATCAAGGATATAATTGACGTGGTCGATGGTGATGGCGATATTTGCCTGCCAGTCAACATTCCCATCAATATCTTCAAACCAAACACTGAAGTTACTTTGTACAAGGGCCCTGG ATCCCCTGCCGAGATTGAGCTCAGCTGTCAGAACTGCTACGTGCAGGGAACTTTCCTTACTACTGGAACTCTGAAG GTTGAAAACTACCTCACTACTGAATTGAAACTCGAAATTGAGCCAAAGGATTTCAGTACCGCTGCTGAATTCGAACTCGACTTGGTGAATGTCAAGAAGGAGATTAAGTACTCTCAGACCATTTTCGAAAAGGTTATTCCATTTACCGGAATCGAGATCCCCGGTATCCTGTCCATTGGTGCTAAGGTTGGCTTGTTGATCCACGGCGACGTCAAGTTCACTGGCAGCGCCACTGTTAACTTCGGATGCACCGCCAAACTTCCAAATGGCGGCAAAATGACCCTCGTCCTTATCGGCGATGGCAAGTCCGGCGTCGTAGGCTTGGACAAGATCGAGGCGAAGTCGGACGTCACCTTTAACAATGGATACATTGACCTTGATACCACCACTGTCCCTGAATCCAAGATTACTTGGGGCTTTGAAATTCTTGGCGGTGCTGGCATCGAAGCTGGCGTTAAGTTTGGCATCCCAATTGATCTCAACCTTACTGCTGGTCTCA AGGAGGGAGGTTGGTGCCCAGATAGCAATGTTAAGACTGGTGTAACTCTCGCTGCCGGTGCCAGTCTGCAGCTGGACCTTGGAGTCTGGGAAGTCGATCGGACCCCAATCTTCGAGATCCCTCTCCTGGATTTCCCAATTCAATGCCCGAAGTACTGCAAGCCCCTTCCTGGACTTGAGCCCGGAAAGAATGAACCTGGAAAGGGAGAGCCTGAAAAGGGCAAACCCGGAACCAAACCCCCAATGAAGTGCAACAAATGTG GTAAATGCACGCCAATCTAA
- a CDS encoding uncharacterized protein (BUSCO:271511at4751~EggNog:ENOG410PGKU~COG:D~BUSCO:6557at33183) — MLYFDVVSILTAPLEVGGSLKSRIYNSRLKSSPPQIYALITEVTKWNAVLKEVVDSSDILAHEPKLTPLLSLLLTHDLLLSKRGIAAPSNHPLRLAVERHKTRLNAEFTRIRIRRGCASVEQLRSAIETATNRDAGDKALPSPRWVRINNARTTLEQELNATFAGYTPVTSLHGLSTSTTRAYYADKHIPDLIAVASTSQLLSTPAYKQGKIILQDKASCFPAYLLLGDQAASWSGDLIDGCAAPGNKTTHLASLLSAAGRKGAKIYSLDASPTRSKILQKMVGIAGVDDRVTVLAGQDFLALDPEDPRFKNVTGLLLDPSCSGSGIVKREDVPRLDLPEPKSQNSRRFVNSGPNSRKRKRKPGPPEASTSESPAPDTFENEAVGGEVDISRLTKLSNLQAQIIEHAFKFPCATRITYSTCSIHAQENENVVYRALQSSVARERQWKILPRSEQAEGLKNWPHRGWLKREHKPVDGEETWELTDMESEACLRCSARDVEGTGGFFVAGFVRDQNSTSNSSKGEDGDSDGSDETWHGFDSD, encoded by the exons ATGTTATACTTCGATGTGGTGTCCATTTTGACCGCCCCGCTTGAGGTAGGCGGTTCATTGAAATCGCGAATATACAACTCCCGTCTGAAATCATCTCCGCCTCAAATATATGCTCTCATCACCGAAGTAACGAAATGGAACGCAGTATTGAAGGAAGTGGTGGACAGTTCGGATATTCTTGCACATGAGCCGAAG CTCACTCCACTTCTCTCACTTCTCCTAACCCATGATCTCCTCCTATCTAAAAGGGGAATCGCCGCTCCCTCCAACCATCCCCTCCGTCTCGCAGTTGAACGACACAAGACACGATTGAACGCAGAGTTCACCAGGATTCGCATACGTCGTGGCTGCGCTTCCGTAGAACAGTTACGCTCAGCTATAGAAACGGCAACAAATCGAGATGCAGGGGACAAGGCGCTCCCCAGTCCCCGATGGGTTCGCATCAACAATGCCCGCACCACCCTGGAGCAAGAGTTGAACGCCACCTTTGCCGGCTACACCCCTGTTACATCCCTTCACGGGCTCTCGACATCGACGACCAGGGCATATTATGCTGACAAGCATATTCCAGACCTGATTGCCGTCGCATCCACATCGCAATTGCTCTCGACTCCGGCGTATAAGCAAGGAAAGATCATCCTCCAGGACAAGGCTTCCTGTTTCCCAGCGTACTTATTGCTCGGAGATCAGGCAGCTTCTTGGAGTGGAGATCTAATAGACGGCTGTGCCGCCCCGGGAAACAAAACAACCCATTTAGCGTCATTGTTATCTGCGGCTGGCCGAAAGGGGGCCAAAATATATTCCCTTGATGCGTCACCTACCAGATCAAAAATTCTCCAGAAGATGGTTGGAATCGCAGGAGTAGATGATCGGGTCACTGTCCTTGCGGGCCAGGATTTCCTGGCTTTGGATCCTGAAGACCCTCGATTCAAGAACGTCACGGGTCTTCTTCTCGACCCAAGCTGTTCAGGCAGTGGTATTGTAAAGCGTGAGGACGTCCCTCGGCTAGATTTACCGGAGCCAAAGTCTCAAAACAGCCGGAGGTTTGTGAATAGTGGCCCCAACAGCCGCAAGAGAAAACGCAAGCCAGGTCCTCCAGAGGCTTCGACCTCGGAATCGCCAGCGCCGGACACCTTTGAAAACGAGGCTGTGGGCGGAGAAGTTGATATTTCCCGTCTCACCAAGCTTTCAAATCTCCAGGCCCAAATTATCGAACATGCGTTTAAATTTCCATGTGCTACGCGGATCACCTACAGCACCTGCTCTATACACGCCCAGGAAAATGAAAACGTAGTCTATCGTGCCCTACAGTCTTCTGTCGCTAGGGAACGGCAATGGAAAATCTTGCCAAGATCAGAACAGGCTGAAGGGCTGAAAAATTGGCCTCATCGAGGATGGCTGAAACGTGAACATAAACCTGTCGACGGAGAGGAGACATGGGAGTTAACAGACATGGAGAGTGAGGCCTGTTTGAGATGTTCCGCCAGAGATGTAGAGGGTACCGGTGGATTTTTCGTGGCTGGGTTTGTGAGAGACCAAAATTCAACATCAAACAGTTCGAAAGGGGAGGATGGAGATAGTGATGGCTCTGATGAAACCTGGCATGGCTTTGATAGTGACTAA
- a CDS encoding uncharacterized protein (EggNog:ENOG410PPRT~COG:T), whose protein sequence is MSAAQDEVNRLLNSQEDRATCHPEDRLKTEDLHSSPSEDEEEEVSRREKRTSRLKYIPSDSDADDSDYNMITSQPAAYHVPRTWFDANTGPKGVIADAQSYERAKKRSFRRTLMSAAGIDYQPSYNKPEAIHQEKASPSAPQTPEGSDDERFMREWREARMRELQNKNMRRSSPSKRRYGSVEVVGANGYLDAVERVTADTVVVVCIYDPEVGELHFHVSLQVRRQCILTGSC, encoded by the coding sequence ATGTCAGCTGCCCAGGACGAAGTGAACCGCCTTCTGAACAGTCAAGAGGATCGAGCCACCTGCCATCCCGAAGACCGCCTCAAGACCGAAGATCTCCATTCCTCCCCCTCAGAAgacgaagaggaagaggtaTCACGACGCGAAAAGAGAACTTCCAGACTAAAGTACATCCCTTCCGACTCCGACGCTGACGACAGCGATTACAACATGATCACCTCGCAGCCAGCCGCTTATCATGTCCCCAGAACATGGTTCGACGCGAACACCGGTCCTAAGGGTGTCATTGCCGACGCGCAATCTTATGAGCGCGCAAAGAAGAGATCATTCCGTCGTACTTTGATGAGCGCCGCCGGCATCGATTACCAGCCGTCCTACAACAAACCAGAAGCTATTCACCAGGAAAAAGCGAGTCCATCGGCCCCTCAGACCCCCGAGGGAAGCGACGATGAAAGGTTCATGCGAGAGTGGCGGGAGGCGCGCATGCGCGAACTTCAAAATAAGAACATGAGACGTTCGAGTCCGAGCAAGAGAAGATACGGATCTGTCGAGGTTGTCGGCGCAAATGGATACCTTGATGCCGTGGAGAGAGTCACGGCAGACACCGTTGTCGTAGTCTGCATATATGATCCTGAGGTTGGTGAATTGCATTTCCATGTCTCCCTTCAAGTCCGACGACAGTGTATTCTAACAGGTTCTTGTTGA